A region of the Rickettsiales bacterium Ac37b genome:
ATTTTTTATAATCCTTGCCATCAATAGAAAATTCAATTCTAGCTTCGTGCGCATGCTTTCCTGCTGATAAAGCAGCAGATCTAGCAGTTTGTGCCATATTTCTCTGATAGCGATTTGATTTTATTTCATTGACTAATTGTAAAATTTCTTTTGATATATTATTATATTCTTCATTCTGAGTAGGTTCATTTACCACGCTTTTAACTAACTCACCTAAAGCATCTATTTCTTCTTTTAGATTTACTCTATGATTAAGAGAGGGGGTTATTCTTTTGTCTAGCTTGGTGATGATTTCTTCCGATACTCTTTGTTGCGTGTCTTGGGATGGGCCTACATTTTTCTCAGTTATTTTTTGGATAGCTTTAGGTATAAGTTGAAATATAGGGATGCTGCTATATTGTATGTCTGATTTATTATTTATAGGAAGTAATTTTGTAAGCTTATTACTATATTCTAATAGCTTAGAAAAATCTGATGGAGATATTAAAACATCAAGCTCCCCCTTTTCACGTCTACCATTCTTACCTATTTTTAATCCTTCAACCTTACCAATAGAAATCGGAAGATTATTTAAATAAATTTGATAAGCTTGAGTTCCTTTGGTTGCATTTTTTAGCTAATTTAAATTAGCTTGTTGCTCTCCTTGATATGGACCTGATTTTGTAGGATCTATTTTATCTACCAAGAGCTGTATATATTTAACTAAGTTTTGTACAGCTACTTTATTTTCTACTTTTATATCTTCTAGATGTGCCATATTAATCAAAGAAAAGTTTTTGATAAGATAACCTAATTCTTCTGTTGTTTTTTCACTAATTTTAGGCTCATTATTTTGTGAGTTAGTATGATTTTTAATATTTTTTGGCATATTATCCTCATAAATTATGACTATCAATCTTACCCTTTCATATTGCAAGGTGAATTGCTAATAAGTTAATAAGGCAAAAGAAATTTATTTGTTTAATTTATAGTCGACGTAATTTAAATATAGCCATGTAGCTCATCTACTACCTGTGTCTTATTCCAAATGATTATTTTAACAATTAACTATTTTAAATTGCTTTGACTATAAGAGATTAAAATCTCCTATTTGTCTGAGTCTCATTAGTTAATATTATTATCAATCTATTGATAATTAGTTAATATTATAATTTATAAATTGAAATTTAATATATTTATTAGTCATTTTTTGTGTAAAAGCGCACAACTATAGTTCTTTCAGTTGAATTAACAGATAGTAATGGTGAGCGCAACCTAGTTTTTGTTAGGTTAGCGAAGAGTGGTGCATATGCTAATTATAATTTGTTATTAATTTAGTAAAAAGACTCCAGTAAATTAAGTTGTGGTTGGGACTAGGAGCGATAAGCGAAGCCTACAATTAGTAAGAGAGCTTTGAGCGAACTGTGTCCCGAGTGCAAATCAATTTACTATATTTATATAATATACAAACTTCTTATATAGCTAAGAACCTATTCTAATCAATAATATTCAATCTTATCTTTTCTTTTAAAAATAAAAAGCTTTTAAGATATTATGAAATTTGACATGTTTGTTTTGATTCTTTTTGTCGACCTATTAAAACATGCTCTGTGTGATATCTTTTTGAGGTAGGATGAAAATGATCTACTTTAGGATCGTATTCATTGTAAATATACAGTTCAGGCGATTTTGGAATATTTTTATTAATATATAATTCATATTCCTCACAAATAGTCTTATAAATCGTTAGATTCTTATCCTTGTCAAGATTACAAAAAAAATTCTTATAATAATCTTTTTCTTCCGATAATAAATCCTCTCTAAAGATATGCTTACCAAATATGCTTACCAAGATATTCTATCAACGGTCCTTTATCATAATCATATCTTATATTCCCTTTCTGATTTTTAAATTCTACAATTTCATACGCTATATGATACAATTCTTTTAAATATTCTTGTACATTAGTCTTATAATTTTTATTATCTCTTTCTGTGGGTAATAGGATATTAGTTAGTCTATCTCTAATTGAGCGGTATTTCTCCATTAATAGCATATTTTTCTCCTATCATTCAATCGCTAATCTAATTATTTTTATAACAATTAGTTTAATAAATAATTAAAGTTTAATATTATCATATTATAACAAATACATAAAAGCTTAAAGTAGTATATGCCGCTACCCACACACTTAGCAAAATCATAATTTTATTCTAATTTTTATTGTTCAAATAATAACCTACCTATTTATAATGAAGCATGATACTATGAATATGTAAACATTATAAAAATAAAATATTTAAGCAGAAAAATAGTCAATTAAATTATATAATAGGGATTTATGTGTTAATATATTTTTTCTTTTATAAATGTTTTATATGTAATAACTATGTAACTAATAAATTACTAATTATCATTTAGGGTTATATAAATGTGAAAAATATTTGCATTTACTATTGCAGCGTATATAAATTGATAATGTTATACAAATTACACGATGGGTATATGAAAGTTGCTAAATCTATAATTGATTATTCTAATTCTGCTTGGACGTATCAAAGTGCCGAACAATATGATAAATATTATTCAGGTGGTACAAGATCTATGTATAATTATTTATATAACAATAAAATTACTTCACATGATTTTCATATAATACAAAAAGCTATTTTAAAAGTAGCACAATATAAAGATTCTATAGATATAATGGATTTTGGCTGCGGAAATGGTAGGCATCAAGTTGTATATGAGAGTATTGCTAGTTCTCTAGAAAAAAAAGGAAAAAAAATTAACTTAATTGCATATGAAATTAGTAAAACCGCTTTAGAATATTATATTAATATGTTACTTGCCAATGGATTTTGGGAAAGCGATAAAAAACCTGATAATAATAAAATTATTAAAATCTTGACCAAAAATAACATTACAGTACATTTTTTTTATGCTAATATACAGGACAACCTTGATGATCTTGCTAAATTGATAGGTAAATTAGATATTACTTTTTCTATATTTGGAGTACTTGCTCATATACAAACTAGAGCTTTGAGGCAAAATACTATGTCATTCTTAGGAAATATTACTACCTCTGAGATAATTCTTTCCCTTCCAGGAAGGCGAGTATTACTAAAAGAGCAACAAGCTTTTAAAACATTGAGGGAAGGTAAATTTAATATACAAATTGATGGTCAAGATTTAAATTTAGAAGAAGGCGATTTATTGTATTCAAGAAATCATAACGGTGTACATATTGAAAACTTTTTTCATATATATCACGCTATAAAGGAAATTGAAGAGGATGCGAGAGAATCTAGTTTAAATGTTAACCTACTTAGAATCAATAAAATATTAAGTGAGGCTTTATTGTTAAAATATCCACTTTTATCCATGATTGACGAATATATTGCTATCGCATTATCATATATTTTGCCTAATATATTAAAGGAAAAGTTGGTTAGTTATTATTTAGTTTCAGTAAGTAAGCAAAAATAAGGTTATAATTAATTAATGTCTAATAATCGTTATTATTCTCTGTGGACACGTTTTATAGTTATTACTATATTATTTGGTTTTGTATTATTATCCTATGTTACATGGAAATTTGAAGATATCAGACGCCAGAGCGTATTAGTACGTCTAATGAGTAGTGCGGATATTATTGAAAAGCACTTAACCCACACAATTACTTATACCGAAAACAAAATGCGTTTTTTAGGAGAAATTATTGATGATGAAAGTCAGTCAGGTAAAGACTTAAAATATATATATAAGCTGTTACGTTTATTTGCATTAGATCCAAAAATCTATGCTATTTCCTCATGGAGTGCTATAGGCTGGGTAAACGCTCAAAAAAATGCAGTAGTAGATAGTGCTCATGGTATATTAAAGAAACCTATCTATTTAGGACATAGAGAATATGTTGTAGAATCCGCAAAAACTAATTGGGTAATGCATTTCGATCCAGTAAATTTTGGTTACATAAGTGGAAAATGGATTATTCCAGCTGGCATAGGCATATCTAATGATCAAGGAGAATATATAGGTACATTAACTATTGGATTCGAAATTTTTAGCTTATCTAGAGTTTTGTATAGCTTAATTAAAGACCAGAATTTAAGTTATGCTATAATTGATCCACAATCCATGCAAATAGTATTAGAGGCTCCTAATCAATCTATAGTTTCAAATAAACCTATATTATATGCTCTACAAAATATTGATTTTCGCTATATTAAAACTGTTTCTCATACTCCAATGTTTGGTATGGGTGATAGCTATGTCTTTTTAAAACTTGATAAATTACCATTTATATTATGCGTATATAACTCTATAAAAAAAGGGGTATCTTATAAAGCGCTTATACATAGCTTTTTAGCAAATATTACAGAAATATCTTTTTTATTTATTATCATTATACTTTTAATTGTAATATTTTATAGAGGCGTACTAAAACCTATGCTACAACTATCTCAGGCAGCTCATCTTATTTCTCGAGGCAGTACAGAGGTTGAAATTCCTAAAGTTCATAGTATGGAAGCAAGTGATTTAGCTATAGCTCTAAACAATGTTAAAACTTTACTAGAAAGAGAAAGGAAGCTTTCTGCACTAATTTCAAAGGCCCATGTCAATTTAGCTATCGCCAAAGATGGCTTAGAAGAAAAAGTAAGAGCTAGAACACAGGAATTAGAAGATGCTCTTTCAACTAAAACTATATTTTTAAATAATATAAGCCATGAAATTAGAACTCCTACTCAAGGTATTATGTCCATATCACGTGTTTTAGTTGAATATTGGCAAGATTTTTCCAATGAAAGACGTAAAGAGCTAGCTATTTTAGTAAGTAATAATGCTATGAGGTTATTTACTTTGGTAAATAATGTATTAAACCTTGCCAAATTTGACCTAGTTAATATGCAACTCTATCTAGAAAAAGTGAATATAGTAAGCTTGAGTAGCGAGGTTTTAAAAGATTGTAAAATATATACCTATGGTAAAGATTTAGACATTATTTTAGAAACACATGACAAAGATAAAATATATGCCTTAGTGGATAAGGAAAAAATTACCCAAGTTTTATATAATTTAGTAGTTAATGCTATTAAATTTTCCTCTAAAGGAAAAATTATCCTAGAAATTAAAGAAACAGAATTAGATATTTCTGATATAAAAGTACAGGGTTTATATATTTCAATTACAGATGAAGGCTTAGGTATTCCTGCCACAGAATTGGATCATATATTTGAATCATTTATACAAAGCAGTAATACTAAATCTAAAATTAGTGGAATAGGACTCGG
Encoded here:
- a CDS encoding Sensor histidine kinase; its protein translation is MSNNRYYSLWTRFIVITILFGFVLLSYVTWKFEDIRRQSVLVRLMSSADIIEKHLTHTITYTENKMRFLGEIIDDESQSGKDLKYIYKLLRLFALDPKIYAISSWSAIGWVNAQKNAVVDSAHGILKKPIYLGHREYVVESAKTNWVMHFDPVNFGYISGKWIIPAGIGISNDQGEYIGTLTIGFEIFSLSRVLYSLIKDQNLSYAIIDPQSMQIVLEAPNQSIVSNKPILYALQNIDFRYIKTVSHTPMFGMGDSYVFLKLDKLPFILCVYNSIKKGVSYKALIHSFLANITEISFLFIIIILLIVIFYRGVLKPMLQLSQAAHLISRGSTEVEIPKVHSMEASDLAIALNNVKTLLERERKLSALISKAHVNLAIAKDGLEEKVRARTQELEDALSTKTIFLNNISHEIRTPTQGIMSISRVLVEYWQDFSNERRKELAILVSNNAMRLFTLVNNVLNLAKFDLVNMQLYLEKVNIVSLSSEVLKDCKIYTYGKDLDIILETHDKDKIYALVDKEKITQVLYNLVVNAIKFSSKGKIILEIKETELDISDIKVQGLYISITDEGLGIPATELDHIFESFIQSSNTKSKISGIGLGLSICRRIVKAHGGRIWAGNNIPHGAKFTFIIPMGNIDDPKYIIESHTFSAKDNTQLSHTKKAIILAIDDEEICLTSLEMLLYGTNYTLIKANNGYTGLKYLEDYKIDLILLDIMLPDIDGLVLLETIKKNTNFTHIPVILQTGILDFDRELYMDKISDYIRKPYQREEILEVVNRVINKSVTTTL